Within the Hevea brasiliensis isolate MT/VB/25A 57/8 chromosome 2, ASM3005281v1, whole genome shotgun sequence genome, the region tgaaagtgggtaaagactgtggacccaatggaataccaattgaagtgtaaaagtgtttgggagatatgagagtgacatggttaactaaattatttaataaaattctaaactcaatgaagatgcctgatgaatggaggaggagtattttagtacctatttttaaaaataagggagacatacagagttgctcaaactataggtgaattaaactcatgagccatactatgaagttgtgggagagagttgtggaacatcgacttcGTCATggtacttctatctctcccaatcaatttagcTTCATGTCTGGTCGTTTAACTGTagaagtgatctttctcattagaagtttgatagagaaattgtaacacccccatttgcatagtctggtagatttcactgttccggtgaccggtgtcgatccggacaattaagaggattataaccacacttaagacaacttgagaagccataaacacaaataattagtaatgtgtaattagttaactataaataagaaaaacagaacataagaggttaaacgagccgagagtcacagagatgagtgacctcctcgggaacgactgcaaagtcgttttaaactcaaatttcgaaccgtaaaaagtgacactgcggtccttaggacccttatgaacacagtgaaaaagagaaaatcacgaaaaagaactgttaagctagtcaaataattaggtcagggagccggaagaaatattagattatttacaaactgggatgaaccggcgaggggtaatttggtcaattgaccccgagagctgactcctgacctaactgtcaaataaaatcggagaaaagaaaatttcggaattgaaaattaaattaaagaactaatagaaaaaaaaaagaaaaaagaaggaaaatgaaaaaggtgtagggaaatgacatcatgcatgacatcatgcatgatgccataaatcccataattaataaattaattaaatggattaattgttgtcttccataaggataaaaacataaaagaaaagaaaaaaaaatcattcttcttcttaaAAAACGTGTAtctatcctctctctctcttttctccttagtttcctccatagccatgaaattcaagctttcaaagcttgaattaaccccataaactccccaaaaattctactaaattatgattaagctttggttgggctactagaagaggagattgaagaagcaagaaagaagaaaaaagagaagaaaattagtgattggaaaatcaaacaaaggttagtatataaatttgaattattttactaaatttctatgttcttagtttaattaacttagaaagtaacttaaaatgaaacaaaaataattgtgagggatcaaagctgaatttaggctagctagggtttgatgtgtgtgcatgaatttgatggacttaaaggtgtatatgagcttgatagagttaaagaagcatgtatataggcattgaaggttaaatgaaacaacttagtgagttagggttttgggacttagggttgtgaaccaaaaatgcaagaattgagtaaatggcatgtttaacctattgtgaagtgaaaaatggtcaattgtgaccaaataagtcgtgtttgaattattggaagtgaaaccaaattcgtaggtcaaatggtcatgctgctggcagcatgaccaaaccaactttgaaggaccaaaacggaaattttacaagtccaattgatataccaccaattggggatgaaaatagacataaaatagcacaattttcattaaggaaccatggccaaaaactgactaaaacttggtgaaccaattgaccaaagtgaaatgagagcaggctgccatcgcattaaatcgaccaaatgaacagtaactgttcatttggtcataattcgagctagacaggtcaaattgacctgaaattttatcagaaattagataggacatagatctaaaactttcatgaagaacaccaccccaaattatgccattaacccattcaaattattgagcaaagttgagttactgtacctgcgattctgcagaattccatttaagcagtaatgtttgaagggctataactctctctaggaaactcagatttaggtgattcttgaaccgatggaaacctaagacatagtagaacaattgatttgaagaaagttagactaaattatgaacttaacttgatcaaattactgaacaaagttggaccaaaaatctgccagaaccaaaataccagtatgaacagtgcacgtgaacaataaatgtattttggctataacttgagctacaaaactctgattggggtgatccaaaaatgagaatacacttaagacaataaggaacattttttatgaaggaagttttgccaaattccaacagtagattgaccaatggaatagtgcaactaagagcaccaaaaccgaaaattggcaattttgccaaaatgacctaagctttgagaaaatgaccaaaaccaacaagtttaatgaccaaaatgtggtatgtgggtgaagttggaatccccatacctaataagccttagaaagtcaactatttgacttgaatagttgacccgaaacacaaaatttaaagaatgtcgaatttagcacgttagagctaggtaattgtgaagctaagtttatttttggatttatgttaaattatggtactgaaacactataaaattgtgcgttttagtggaaaagaataccgggacagaactcgaggagtcgagttaaggccaaaaggcgtctcatttgaggtttgtgcacaataactttaaattattgtttttccactgaaaacttgatttgtatgcattgtgttaattatggattTTGAGAACTTtggtgttgccacttgttaatgaaaatttgattttgaaaattgattgtgtttgtgcacaaaaatttataaattatagttttcacaatgaaaattgatttgttatacattgtgaatatgtttattttaatatgaatttcgagaatgttgtgctacctattttacaatggagatttgaaatgaagcttgtttaattttctgcattgtgaaatttttgtgttaattatgggttttaagtacTACGATGTTGCCACgtatgaatgaaaatttgactttagaaattgattatgttttgcattaaatatttgaataacttgatttaaattgttttaattcacacttggcatgacaatattaatatgttcctcatccacttgtggggtgagtttgatatttgatcagtttcctccctctctggcttcccaccgaggcgagtttggatgagtactcattagctagctagccacctccctcattgattttgattagtgagggtgtttgccttgtcgtgatgtacacacggcatgttcggaaattttgtgtcatggcctaagttgtgttattgtttggcaacactatgtttattaaattgtttgattaaattttgtgttgtatgaagctttgaaaattatgatttgttataaatgtgatttgagaaaaaaaaattgtgaaatgagattatgagatttttgaatgacgatttgttcataaatgttttatattttgcattttattctttattgtgcaccactgagtatttatatactcagcgatagctttaacttgctgtcgcagatagagaaaaggacatagcagtagagtgagctgctacagtcagagaggagcacggttgaagaatttctgtacgggtattgtctataccctggtagtttagtttgatgtaaatatgatagtatgcatatgtatctctatagtttgagcagttatacaaataaaattgtaataatattatttttgagattttgcatctgtaaattagtttatgattgtaaattaatgatttaaaatgcaaaatgcatgagttatgaaatattttgagatattaattcttgatttgaaatttggattttgaattgaagtgttgccattattgttgaattgaaatttggaggttgcaaatgaagttgtgattgagaaaaatattgggagtgtttttattttcaggttttgaagaactgttttctcaaaatacagacggcactctgccgaaatttttgtaaaaattgcggaaatcttaaatatccaaaaatttgatttatgtttggactttaaataaaagtttttaatatttgaaaaaattttacccaccaattccaaaatgaacgaaaattattttaaaatcccttgtagtatatttaatgggttaccggtaggtgaagtacggtaattcattaggtgtactacgggaacatgttacatcttacgaggagtagggtgtgacagaaataTAAAGAtgagaagaaagatctacacatggtttttatcgatttggaaaaaacttatgatagtgttccaagatatGTCTTATGAAGAGtattagaacaaaagaggatatctattaggtacatacaagtgttgaaagatatgtatgaaggagcaactactattgtgcgcacagtgggaggggacacaagagattttcctatctcagttggattacaccaaggttcagctgtaaacccttacctttttacattagttttagatgaattgacaaaacatatacaagagagtatcccttggtgcatgatatttgtgGATGATATAGTTATGATAGATGAGACGCCAGAAGAAGTCAAtgaaaagctagagctttggagaagtactctagagtcaaagggatttaagttaagtagaacgaagatagaatatatgcattgcaagttcagtgaaggccaaattggtgatagggaaggagttagtttggatggaatggtactgtcccaaagtaatcactttaaatatcttggctcagtccttcaagtagatgggggatgtgaggaggatgttagtcataggattaaagctggatagTTGAAGTGGATacgtgccacaggagttttatgtgatcgcaagatttccaataagttgaaaggaaaaatttatcgtatagccatacgaccggccatgttatatggtagtgagtgttgggcactgaaagagtcgtatgtatCTAAGTTAAgaattgcagagatgagaatgttaaggtaaaTGACtggccatactagattagataaagtccgtaataagaatattagagaaaaggtaagagtggtgtcaattgaggataagttgagagaagggagattaaggtagtttggtcatgtgaagtgtaaatatacggaggctccagttagaaaagtagaacacattaggttagaggatagaaagaaaagaaggggcatgcctaaattgatttggaggatagtagtacaacatgacttaaaaGCACTACACATTTCCGAGAATttgacccaaaatcgtttagagtggagaaagagaattaaTATAGTcgactccaaatttttgagataaaaacttagttgagttgagattattcataaatattaaaaaatatttataatatttaaaattaaatacttttgtataaaatttaaaaatatttttaaaatttatataaatataacttaataaatattgaattttcattttaaattattaaaacttaattaattagatttatttatattactctgttttacatttaattaatttttaattattatatatatttaattaatttttaataattaaactatTGATCCATTGGTTGAATACTGATTTATTCACTCGGTCTCTACACTTGGTCAACCTCCAAATTAGGTTTAATAACACTAATTAGAACAACAATCATTAATAACTTAATAATAAAACATTTACTTTTTATAACATAAAAaatgagaaatttaaattttcatatccttatattaaaaagaaaaaaaaaagaaatatatatatatatatatatatatatatatatatatatatatatatatatatatatatatatatgttacacAGAAATGAGAGAAACGGCCCTATTAGACAAGTGGAAATGCATTTCTTCAAGAGTGGGGTTAGCTTATGGTCTCCTTCAGTTTCACATACGCCTTGGTCAACCCAATTTTCCCTGTATATGACCCAGCATCAGCATCAAAATGATGGCGATTCTTTTTCTTCTCCATTCTTCTGTTGCCTTGTGTTTTGGAAAGCTTCGCCATGCAATGGTAATGCTCCCTTTTAACAAAGTGGCTTTAACATAAAGTGGTTTTAACAAAGCAACTTTAATTCATCCACTTTATTCTGCAAAATGCTATTAATGGTGGTAACCCATTGTCGCTATTGATTCTGATTTGcaataaatatgatttataaattaattattaaatacatcaaaaacactcaaaaaTAATAACGTTCTTTTTTTGTAGaaaagtaagttatttccatgataATATTGTGGAGAATATATTAAAAGAAATGGTGCATATGGGGCGGCTGCCCTAATAATTTCTCTGGCTTATATTCCcttaaactatatatatataattttattaggcCAGAAGTAAAGCTGCTACACAGTATTGAACACGCCTCAAGTGACGAATTTTGTCTTCCACTGTTTTGATAAATTCATCCTTTTCTCTGTCTTCCCTTCCAGGTATGTATGTTTCCATATCACCTGCAAGTTGCAACTTGTCTTCTCCTCTCCATGTTTATATGTTGTGTATTCTAACCTCTTTGTCACTTGTTGGTAATAAGAAGACTCATCTTCCAACTTCCTTCCAGGATTCGAATTTTTAAAGCATAAAAGAAGAACCGCAGGAAGGTGGTATGAGCTTTTCATGTTAAGAGTCCTTTTCTGTTTCAATGattatatttattcatatttgctAAGAGTTATTGTTTTAAGGAGCGAGCTTCTTGGGTTTAAACAGTCTGAAAATTCAATTTGTTTAGGAATTTCAGtttttcttttctccatttgaTGGGACTATTCTTAATTATATTAGGAATGCATATAATTGTTAAAATTCAGTTCATGCaaagaaaaatttgagagaaaaaaaaaaaccaatgcaGTATTGCAAATTGGAGCAATGATCTAATGAATGTCATATTTTACAAGAATCAAGTCTGTGATAATAAGAATGGTGGGATTTTTATGAAATACCAACGAGGTCCATCAAATTCTGTATTCTTATCATGGACAGAATATCTGTTTTTTTGTTCCTGATGGGATGGACAGAATATCTGTTAACCAATGTCACTCCTTGATATTTTCCTTCTTATCGTGGGTTTTTACTTGATATATTCCTGTTctggattttatttttttttcttcctattTTGGGTGGTTTTTTAGATTCTATGAATATTACTTTCTATTTAGCTTTTTAAATTTAGGCTTCAGTTATTTGTACttgtatatatataattcttacCTTCTATGAATAATGTACAACAATTTTCCATTCTCGTTAATATCCAATTCTCTATTCTCATCGACTGTTGCCAGGAATTCTTCGTCTGGCATTTTTCTTCCTTTATAGTTGTGACAATTGTGTGAATATTTTGATGTGTGGCAAAAAGTGactcaactttttgttgacatcattggatttttttttttttttgcagttatattttgatttattaagTTATTGGATAATGAAATTAACCTTAAATGTGGATTTCATAGATAAAATTCGAGTGAGGAGATGGCGGTGGTAGATTCTATGATTCAAATCCTCGCACAGCAAGTGTTTACAGCTCTCCAGAAGCAAGCTCATTTTGCACTTGACTTCAAAGGTCAATTTGAGGTGATGAAGACGAGACTGGATCTAACGAAGGCCTTGCTTGCTGACACAGAAAATCTCAAAAGTAAGAAGGAAATTGTCAAGGCAAGTTTGTCGAGCTTAAGAGAATTGGTTTATGAAGCTGACAACATATTAACAGACTGCCTAATTAGAGATGAATATCAGAATGATGGATCCTGTTCTAGTTTGACATTCCAAAAACCGTTGTTCTGGTATCAAACAGGCAAGAAACTGAAGGATATTAATGCAAAAATGGAGGCAATGGAAAGATCTTTGGGTGCATATTTGAAAGCACAAGACTTGAGCAACCATGGAGATAATGAACACCAAATTGTGAAATACACAACACAAGATTATGACCCATCTGAGATAATTGGACTGGAACACGACTTGGAAAAGTTAAAAGGCTGGATTTTTGGCACAACGAATGTACTTCATCGGGTTGGCATAGTAGGGATGGGGGGCTTAGGGAAAACAACCATAGCCcagaaaatttttaatgatgagGAGGTTACTAAACGTTATGAAAAGATGCTTTGGGtgtcagtttctcaaaattctagCGAGGAAAGGATCCTGAGGAGCATGCTGGAACAACTGGAACCGAATTTCTCCATGACTGATGAGAGTCAGATAATGCACAAAATCAACCAAGGTCTTGAAGGTAAAACTTGCCTAATTTTTATGGATGATGTTTGGAGGATGAATTTACCTTGGTGGGATAAATTCTGTTCAAGCCTGCAGAAAGTAATTGGTGGAAGTAGCTGTGTTATTATCACTACCAGAAATGAAGAGGTTGCAACTGATATGGGTGTTGACAAATCACAAATTCATCAGCCAAAAACTCTGAATAAAGATGGAAGCTGGTTGTTGTTCAGTAAATTTGCATTTGCAAGGTGCAGAGGGAAACGTTGCCCAGATGCACAATTTGAGAAAGAAGGCAGGGAAATCCTGGATAAATGTGGGGGACTTCCACTGGCAATCAAGACAGTAGCAGCATTACTGGCACCAAAAACCAATTCACTTGTCCAATggaatgaaattaataaaaattttcatgAATTGATAGTGGAAGGAAAAATTAGTTCAGTGATGGCGTCTTTGCAACTGAGCTATGATGAACTTCCAACCCATCTAAAGCAATGTCTTTTGTGTTTCTCCATCTATCCTGAAGACTTTGAGATGCATGCTGAACAATTAGTCCATTGGTGGGTTGGAGAGGGACTTATCCAGGGTAAGGGCTCAAAAACAGCAAAAGAAATGGGATTTGAGTACCTATCTGATTTAGTAGCCAGATGTTTGGTTGAAGCTGTACATAGGCGAGACTATGATGGAAGAGTCTACTGTTGCAGGATGCATGATATGGTGCGGGAATTGACTATTAAGATTGCAGAGGAGGAATCATTTGGCAAATTTGATGAGCAAAGCAGGCAGATACCGATTGCAAATTCTCGGTGGTTGGGTATCACAAGCAAAATGCACTCAAAATCTTTAAGGAACAGCACAAAGCTCAGGGCATTATTATTAATGCCAAGCAGTGAAGTTGTCCTCGATAGGCGCATTGGGTGGTTTAGTTCCCTCAGGGTGTTGGATTTCTCACTTGGTAAGCTGGATAATATTTCTGTAGAGGATTTCTTGGTTTGGATTTGCTCTCTTAAACGCCTCGCGTATCTAAATCTTAGTGGTGTCTCAGGCATTAAAGAATTGCCATCCTCAATTAGAAAGCTACGAAACCTGCAGCTTTTGATTTTATGTGGATGCAGTAATCTGGTCAGATTAAATCCATATATTACTACATTGAAGAAGCTGGTGGTGTTGGATTTAGGATCTTGTGGTCTCGAGTATCTACCCAGAGGACTAGGGAGGTTATTCTATCTGCAAGAACTGTCTGGATTCAAGATAAGCAATCAGGCTAACAAGCAAAGCTGTCGACTTCATGAGCTTCGGGTACTGAGCCACCTGAGGGTCCTGCGAATGAACATAGGCATTGATTCTGTAATTTTAGAAGATGATAAAAGTGTCTTATCGCAGCTCAGTAAACTTAAGGTTCTGGCCATTGATGCTGAAGATTGTGAAGATGGAAATATTTTAGAAATGCTTAATGCTCTTACACCTCCAACAAGTCTTCAGGAATTCTATCTCAGGCGTTATCGGCATAAAGCTCTCCCTACCTGGATCAATCCTGAGCAGCTTTCTAGTTTGCAATATCTTTGTATTGAGAATGGAGACCTCACCCACATCGAAACCAGTCCTCAGCATGTTGCTGATAATCTATATACTTGGAACATTGAGGGTCTATGTTTCAAGGTGTTGCCAAGCTTAAAGGTGGACTGGAAGAACTTGGAGCAGGATATGCCTTTATTACGTTATGCAGAGGTGAGTGGTTGCTTCAATTTGCAAAATTTTCCATGTTCTGATGACAAGTTGGTGGTCTGGAGGAAGAATGAAGATTGAAGAGCTAATCAAACTTATGGTTGACATTTTGCATCTCTGCTGTTGCAACCTTACTGCTCTGTTCTTGTGTGTTTCTCATTAGATAGGGCTACAGAGTGTTGATCttctctttgatttttttttttttacctccaCTCTTGTACTTTCACTGGTTTTTTCGCTTAGGATCTGCCGCGTAGGTTGACTGTAAGGGGGAAGGCCAGTGGTTGGGTTTCAGTATGTGACATTTGCTAAATTTTTCCTTCCTttcaatcttaattttaataaaattttggctcataaaaaaaaaattaaaacttagcGTGAAAGACGCTAACTATAAATATTTGCAGACCAGAGAATTTATGTGTTCTTTACACTTGTTGCATGTGAGCTCTATAAATTTCCTTTAGGTGTGTTTCAATTGACAATTGATTACTGGTTTTCTGCAAGGGTTATCTTTACGTGCATGTTGTTATGACAAGCACACAGGATCTAAGCCTCCTATGTGAAAGTTTGCTGTTGGTTTGCAGCAGTTTTCATGGGTGAAAACTGCAAGAACTTGGAGAGTTGGAAAATTCCTCCTTGCATGTGCATGCCTGACGTGGGAATGTGGAAGAAACCACATTGAACTGCTGGCATAAAAATGGGCAAGAGCCATTTTTGCTTGCAACGGTTTTGCATGTGTTGCAAAGAAGAAAACAAAAAACTCGGTTTTCTTTCCTTTGCAAAGCAAGCTTTCTGGTCTAGCAAAAACGGTCCATCTGTTAGTATTCTTGGCAATATTTAAGGTTGTAAAATTGGGGTTGCATATAAAATATAGCAGGAAGGGATGGAGTTTACGATTTCTAAAATGCTAACAAATTTCTAAACAtggggacaagaatcaattcacTATTAAATTATGCCTTTGCATTTGAAAGAAGACGATAACATTGGCATTAATCAGCtccaaaatagtaaaataataaaattgaaagTTCCACAATTGCATAACCATAAAACATCATGAAGAAATTTTAATTATGGGCTACAACTGGCCACACTTGAAGTAAGAGTGGCCTATAAACTGTGGCTATAGGCCCAAGTCGTTGTAGTGGCTGAATTATATCATTTTCTTTGttactaaaattatttttaaattcaacTTTTTTTAAAGTGTGCCATAATCAATTAATTCAACGACTTTTGTTTTACCAAAAGACAAAGGCATCTGCTTTTTTTCgtaaaaaaaaggggaaaaagacCTCTAATTTTCCCCAGAGAAACtcactttttcttttgtttttcctccACCAGACAGGACGTAACTTTGGCTGATTAAAGTTAATCGAGATGAGTGAGAGATGACACTATTTCATTTGGTAGAAAATTAGAAGTATACAAAACTTCATGGAAGATATGCTTAGTTTGTCATGATTCAGTAGTTAAAAACAGTATCACTTCCTTACTATATCATATTTCTAGTTTCAACTTCTCCGAtttctttattaaaaaattatatatatatatatatcttaaacttggtaagtgttaacatACCTGCATTCAATTAAGCTTAATTATGCAAATATCTTAAATTTCGATTTTAAATATAGGTGCAGAGGTAAAAAATCttagggggtgtttggtttacctgttgggtgcagctgatagctgataggcaCCCAAACAGATAAATTGTGGTGTTTTGcaagtttaaaaaaatagagctgatagctgataggcaactgatatgatacccatcagctgcagtttgtatcagctctatttttagagctgcttctcatcagctgatagctgatctggttttattttttattttgacaatattatccttttttatttaacttgaaaattaatattattaataatttttatttttttatttgtaattttaatactttaattaatgtatttcaactttgttaaaatattttttattaataacataaaatataaaatatttatttatattcaaaaacttaaaattaattataaatttttctattaacaataataattattttattattttatctatatttttaaaat harbors:
- the LOC110639392 gene encoding disease resistance RPP13-like protein 4, which translates into the protein MAVVDSMIQILAQQVFTALQKQAHFALDFKGQFEVMKTRLDLTKALLADTENLKSKKEIVKASLSSLRELVYEADNILTDCLIRDEYQNDGSCSSLTFQKPLFWYQTGKKLKDINAKMEAMERSLGAYLKAQDLSNHGDNEHQIVKYTTQDYDPSEIIGLEHDLEKLKGWIFGTTNVLHRVGIVGMGGLGKTTIAQKIFNDEEVTKRYEKMLWVSVSQNSSEERILRSMLEQLEPNFSMTDESQIMHKINQGLEGKTCLIFMDDVWRMNLPWWDKFCSSLQKVIGGSSCVIITTRNEEVATDMGVDKSQIHQPKTLNKDGSWLLFSKFAFARCRGKRCPDAQFEKEGREILDKCGGLPLAIKTVAALLAPKTNSLVQWNEINKNFHELIVEGKISSVMASLQLSYDELPTHLKQCLLCFSIYPEDFEMHAEQLVHWWVGEGLIQGKGSKTAKEMGFEYLSDLVARCLVEAVHRRDYDGRVYCCRMHDMVRELTIKIAEEESFGKFDEQSRQIPIANSRWLGITSKMHSKSLRNSTKLRALLLMPSSEVVLDRRIGWFSSLRVLDFSLGKLDNISVEDFLVWICSLKRLAYLNLSGVSGIKELPSSIRKLRNLQLLILCGCSNLVRLNPYITTLKKLVVLDLGSCGLEYLPRGLGRLFYLQELSGFKISNQANKQSCRLHELRVLSHLRVLRMNIGIDSVILEDDKSVLSQLSKLKVLAIDAEDCEDGNILEMLNALTPPTSLQEFYLRRYRHKALPTWINPEQLSSLQYLCIENGDLTHIETSPQHVADNLYTWNIEGLCFKVLPSLKVDWKNLEQDMPLLRYAEVSGCFNLQNFPCSDDKLVVWRKNED